A window of Perognathus longimembris pacificus isolate PPM17 chromosome 6, ASM2315922v1, whole genome shotgun sequence contains these coding sequences:
- the C6H20orf202 gene encoding uncharacterized protein C20orf202 homolog has protein sequence MKTPGEPTPHLAQTLEWLRKELAEMQVQDQRLLLTLRHLHSVLAELQAQSAHWDEARSSRGASPIRARAGSEGKACQPVSLKGLALILRGEESRRSSLP, from the exons ATGAAAACACCAGGAGAACCCACCCCGCACCTTGCGCAGACCCTGGAGTGGCTGAGAAAGGAGCTG GCTGAGATGCAGGTTCAAGACCAGCGGCTTCTGCTCACACTAAGGCATCTTCACAGTGTCCTGGCAGAGCTGCAGGCCCAGAGCGCACACTGGGATGAGGCCAGGTCCAGCAGAGGGGCATCGCCCATCCGGGCTCGAGCAGGCTCTGAAGGCAAAGCCTGCCAGCCCGTCTCCTTGAAGGGACTGGCCCTGATCCTCCGAGGGGAAGAGAGCAGGCGAAGCTCCCTTCCTTAA